The following is a genomic window from Malus sylvestris chromosome 7, drMalSylv7.2, whole genome shotgun sequence.
taagacctctcaagtAAGGGAAATACCACTCACTTTTTACTTTTTGTATTAGAGATAAGATGACATTATATGAAGGAAATGAGCGATGAAGAAGGGTTATGGGAGGGGAGAAAATAAGGATAAATGATGaaagcaaaattttgaaaatgaaaccaacctaaattttttattttttttattttttatttttttgagggAGAAACCAACCAACCTAAattagtttttgggtttttatttgtcGTTGTACATTTTTTGTACCTCTCTCCCACCATCTTTCATCGACTATTTTTCAAACCTCCTTTCCCCTCATAGTTTTAACTTGCTTCACATCAAAGCTCTCGACCCTCCCCCCAGTACAACTAACAATTTACCCCAATAAATTCATCGTTTCAAATTTTATCAATGAGGGGGAAAACGAAAAAGAGCAACGGAAGAAGGGAAAGCGTAGACAGAATATACCAATTCAAAcgcaaataaattaaaacaactAAGCAGGTTCCATCGTATGAGAACGGTTCCATGTTCGAAAATGCATAGTTATTCTGCAATCATAGCAAAAGCCTGCAAGCAAATTGTACCTCATATGGTTCTGTTTAGGCATACATGCTTTGCATTGCAAGGTTTGAAAAGAAACCGAATGAAAAccacaaacaaaaacataacCACGACTCATGAAAAGCACATCCCGCAAGTCTCAATTGCAAGTGACCTTTTCTCAGACGGGGACTCACTTCCCCCACAGTTAACAAGTCATCAGCATGAATTCGGTGACAAGTTTCAGGTTCATACAATTGACAGAGCGGTTTCTTAAGGATGCTGAGCCGATATTTGACAGACGGGAAGCATGGTGTTCCATGGACACCCTTGATTTGATGTAGGACTACCAGAAGCCAGGTGCTTGCATTCCGCCGCTATATCATCACCCAGCAGTGATGCAATACTTTCATGCATGCTGTTACCAAACCATTCTGAAGCAAGTATAGCATCAGGACGAGTATAATCCAACTGAAGTGCGGTTTCTCTTTCGGTATCTGGGGTCCAAGCTTGGTCTACCAGTTCTGATTCCACATTGCACCCTGGCAGAATAGTCAAACAACATAAGTCATAAGAACAGGCAGGACAGGACATATTCTGCACATAGATATGGACTTATCCAACTGCTAATACAAAAAATGTTGCAATAGGAATATCAAGAATCAATTTACAATGTTACTGTCAACCTCGTTCGTCTCCAGGTCTCATAGATTAAGATACTCACCAGTAAAGGTCTCAGCAGGCGGCGGTTCATCTAATGAACTTCCACTGGCACTGATAGGTGTACACTCATTGAACAGCGAAGTGGCAGAATGACCCAGTGGAGAAATCGGATCTCGATATTCTTCCCATTCTGTCTCGCAAATGTTCAAATTGGAACTTTCAGCCACATCGCCAGGAGTAACACTGGATGAATTTGAACTCTTCTCAGATGAATGATTATTCGCACTACTGAGAGTCTTTGCCTCATGGAGTAAAGCATCTAGCAGGCCGCTATTATGTGGTGAAGTGCAATCAGACTCAAACGTACCAACCGGTGGGGGCGATTGGATAAAAGCATCAACTGATTCAAGTAAGGGGGGCGGAGGAGAAGTGCTCCAGCTACCTAAATCAGTTTCTGGATATTGGAGTGAAGGGAGCTCCGGCTTCACAGCCCCGGTTGTGGGCTTAGAAGCAGAAGAATTGCCATTTGAAAGGGAATGGCTACCCTGAATTACACCAAAAGACAGTGGAATGATAGGATCAGGATCATGAGGAAAAGGAAACCCGACTGTTCGAGCAATTTTATCacaagtatcattttggaattGATCAAACCGGGGGAAACCATTTTTGAAACTGCCACCAGAAGTAGAGAATAAAGCTGTTGATTCTCGAAGACGCTTTTGGCGATGCATTGTTGGTGCCATAAAACCACAATATGGAGAAGAACCAAGGCCTTTCATCAGCATTCCACCAGGAGAAATATCAGGAAGTTCAGGAACATAAGGTAAGACACAGTTGTTTCCTTTTAAACTGTCAAATACAACATCAGGTATCTCAAAACTGTTAGCTTGCATAGAATCATTATGTGCTCCATCCGCACCACTGGACTGGCCTTGTTGACTCTCCTGCAATGCTTGCAAACACACCTCAGGAGGATAAAGTGGTAAGCCAGCCCTCTGGCGCCGCTTAATTCTGGTATTCCAGTAGTTTTTTATCTCATTATCCGTACGTCCAGGCAACTAAGGAGTGCAGAAAAGACAGTTAATCATATCCaataaacaaaggaaaacactTTGAGAAGAATAATACGAAAATTAAGATTCTAATCAAGCTGACAATAaatgataatttattttattttcaatttgaaACTAATAAGAGAAAAAACCATTGAAGGAACCcaatataaaaattttaaaaatagtaaaaagTAGTACCAGTCTGTGAAGAACATTTAGTTGAGATATGTTAATATGGTGCATCCGCTACAACATGCATTTTGTGCAACAATGAACTTTATCTTGCTATAATAATCTCCTAACATACACACTTTAATAATCTCCATTTTTTTATCTAAAAAACAATACCATAtattatgaaattatatttgaCCCTTTTAGGGATGCAAAATATCTTAGGATTAATACGGGTCTTCATCTAGCCAAAGTATCGTGCAAAATTGTACATTTCCGTTACCGCATTCAGTCAAGATTTTAGTTTCCataaaatttgcaaaacatAGACTATAAAATCTAGGAAGGATATTTAACATATGTATCACCCTAAAAACTTTTCTCTGATCTCTCAAATGCTCAACACACAATAAATCTGATAGATATCACATCCAAGTTCTCATTCACATCCATCTAAGAAGTTGTGGAGGAACAAAAGCTACAAGATTTCAATACGGTTTCAACCAATTGAGAATCAATGTTACTTAGAAGCTGTATCAAACTAGGGTACTGTTACTGTTATCTTTTATGATTTTACTATCTTTTAAATTAAGGGAAGACTTTGGATCACTGTGTAGAGTTATCTTTTAggattttattaaattgatcttAATAGATAAATCATAATAGGCACAAGTTCTTTAATTGTGGTAGTGCAAAATATGTGCAGCAGTCAACGAGTTTTAATTTTGTGTTCTAGAAGCTGAACATATATAATGACAACATTGGCACGTAATTAGGAAGTCTGAAGGAAAGAATAAAGGATAATTGAAGAAACTATCAATGTTTGTTCCATGCAAAAGAAGCATCCTACTACACAAAACCAAAAGTTGCAGCTAAAGCTTTGAAAGAAAATCCCAAAAGAATGAACCATATAAAATTCAAGTTTGAGGCAATACAAGGAAATAGAGCTTGGTATGAACCATATAGAAACAGACAAAAATAAACCATGTACTTACGTGTGCTGCCATGCGTGCCCATTTGTTCCCCATCTTGGCATGGAGTTCAACAATCAGACGTTCTTCATCAGGGGTAAATGCCCCTTTCTTCAGGTTCGGCCTTAGGTGATTTGCCCATCGCAGTCTGCAGCTTTTGCCACAACGGAACAGGCCTGAGTGCTTCTGAACAGCATTCCAGTTTCCTTCCCCATGCCTATTAACATACTCCACCAAAATTGTGTCTTCAGCCGAGGTCCATGGCCCTTTCTTTAGAACAATTCCACCATTTCCACTCCCTCCATTACTCTCATCCATCAACGGAGAATCAATCTGATCCTTGTACAGCATTCCATCTTCACTCTCATTTGTTGTCCGACTCATCTCTTGATTTGTGATCAAAACTCCTACCAAGAGCCAAGACCATGCAAAGAGTAGGCTGACAACCTGGAATAAGTAGAGAGACAAATACAATATTAAACACAACCGCAGCGCCAATTGTTATACATGCACTCCAGCTTCGTGCACAAAGTATTTATTTAtggaacaaaacaaagaaaaaaaaacaaatagccAATGGTTTAAACGAAAATTTGATCCATGTCATAAATACAAACGACCCCCGAAACTCAACAGCAcacaaatataaaataaatagataaacTTTAATCCataaacagaaagaaaacaatAAGGAAAATCATAAAAGCAGTTCCTGATAGGCAATATGGAACAAAGGAGTAAAGATGGGCATAACATATACATGTAGCATTATTTCAACACTACTTATGAGTAATTAACACCAAGATGCAAATTAATGATATGTTCTAAAATGCAGATCTTCAAAACCCACAAAAGGATAAGCAGTGAGTTATATTCAAAGGTCGAATTAAATCCTTTTTACCCCATTCagaagcaaaaaaataaaaaacaaggaaaGTGGAGACAAACCCATATCCAAATCATAATGACTTTGTTGATTAGAACCACCCATATCCAAATCATAATGACTTTGTTGATTAGAACCAAGACTATATATGGCAACCACATTTATTACCATATGGATGATAAATACTGAAACCCTCAGCTGAATTAATTGGAATTTATACACAAACCCAATCACGCCGAAAACTCGTCGCATACCTGAATTAGAGGGAATATAGAGCCAGATGCAAATTTATCCAACAATTGAAGCTGCGAAATCAACCAAAATCCAAAGACAAGTCCTTTTGCGCGCAATTGAAATCCCCGGAATCGGAAAcggaaattgaaaaagaaatcgAAATCGGGAACTCAAAAGTAGTGACGAAATGAGCTAAGAGCTGAGAAAATCGTGCCAACGGAGCACCTGAAATCGACGAAAAAGGTCAGAATTCAGACGAAATAAGCTCAGAAagtgagaaattgaagaaatggaAGGCTAATTTGTGCTGGAATCGCAATTCCAAGAGCTCCGGCGTCTACCCAAATGCGAATTGCGTGGAATCGAATTGTGGGTTTGTAAATTTACAGATCCGGAAAACGGAAACCCTAGGTGAAGAAAACGAAAGCAGAGATCGAGACGAGTGGGATTCTAACCGCAGTTTttgaaagaggagagagaggattCGAGCGTAGAGAGAGCAACGCATCTGCGAACTGAGACGGAGATCCGAACACAGACATTTACACACACCCACACCCAATacacagaagagagagagagagagggatgaagagagagaaatgaaagcGGAGTAATGTGAAATTGCGTATATAAAATTTGGGGATTTGAGAAGCGAAATGGCAGGAGCAGAGCGATGTTAGGCTGGCTCTGGAATCCCTACCACCTCACTCTCTAtctctcaactctctctcttcaccctttttcttttcctttactttttctatttttcttcctcaaattttattttattttaaataaaataataattaaaatatattttttgggTAACAAATAATAATATCTATGTTTAATTAATTCCTCTCTCTTTTTGGTCGAGGCTCGAGCATTGACTAATTAAGATGACAAGAGTGATGCTATTTTCAATCACTATCTTATCCCCCtatccattttttaatttttgttttggtcaagggataaaattttattaaagTATAATGAAACCCTTATATCTCAGTAAGAATATTAAACAAAAACTCAAGACTCAAAACATCTCAATGGAAAACACTCCCACACGAGGTAAATATGAAGCAACAACATAAGCAGCGGAATTTCTACTTTGTttgaagaaatttttagttgtgatgggaacacaagtggtacaccacataTTTTAATAGAattggtgggaaattttattttttaagttattaactttttagcacacatatcccatcatttgtataatgacacgtggtgtaccaccttgtgtaccgatcacactgaaaaatctcttctaTATTTTACATACAGAAACTTCACCTCTCCTAATTGGGATACCAAACATCTAATACCATAAATGAAACACTCTAAACTAGCATCCGTAGAATATTCCTATTGAGCAATCGAATTAGCGATTGAGCATCGGATTCGATCTCCACCCTTGCACAGCCACCCTCTGTACAAACCAAGAACGCTGCATGAACTGCCGCGGCTTCCGATATAGCAGCACAATTAAAGAAGATATCTAATATTTGATAAGACCTTAAAAGATACATAACAATAATATGTTTAGCACGAAAAGGAAACAAGAGTCCCAGAATAACACTGGGTTGTGAAAGAGGTACAATATGCAAAGGAAGAGAATAGACGAAAAACTGGAACGAGAAAGTGCGGATGCCCTTTCCAATTATAGGGTAAGAAGCTTGCAACTTAAGATTATTAGATATTGATGGTAGTATTgtcaaatgaattaaaatttttaagcAATTTGTTTTATTAACTTCTCGAAttcattaatttgtcatctcTCCTCGGATCTCTTTCTCCAAAGCCCAAGGATCAAGTGATCTGgggctttgaaatttgatctaacagctaaaaacaaagaagttagtaaaaacttttaaaaattataataattttttgttgttggattCAAAGGCTCGGATCACTTAATCCCTGACTTTAGAGGGagagatccgaagaggatctctttccatCTCACCCCATTCCGTTAAATTTTCTATCCAAGCTAAGTCAGTGGCGGAGCAAGAATTCTGAATGAGGAGGGGCCTTtcacaaatatgtatatatatatatatatatatatatatgagtgtaaaaagttgaatttataacatgttgacatatgcaatttgtgtaatcctcacaaaactgaaaaaattctcttaaattcaatactaagaagaaaaaaatgtaaaaacccagacaaccaagtaagaggtaggttgtggaaggctaaagaaaatacaaagaagtagaaaaagaaggaaaagggggaGAGGTCTGCAAATAAAGAAGGTGGGTTGCTTTAGAAAATTATTGGGTGTATATTACTGTTAGGTGAGAGAATCGAACCAGAAGTGGGGTTgctttttccatttaaaattgCACATCTCTTTTAAAACTCCCCTGCCAAACTTATTGTTTCATTAGACAGCCgaaaagatttaaaatcaaaacagcttaacgacgtcgtttgcttcatcttcttccatgagGTTCACACGTCAAATGAAGTCAGGATGGGCCAGGGACTACCCTAGTCCCTTGGTGGCTCCGCCCCTGAGCTAAGTTGGGTGCCTCGCACATGGCTTATGTTCAGAGTTCTTTTAGGCATTTCGACACCTTAATGGCCTTACAATAAAATTgccttcaacaaaaaaaaaaaatcttaaaaagCACAGAAAAGGCTAATCTAGAATACGATAATTTGAGGATTTTTCGTTCCAAAAAGAGGAATGACGGGCACTCTCTTCTCTATGTGTCAAATTGAACTTTAAGCAATTTTTTCTCACTATCTAGTGCCATTGATTTGGAACATGATCAGACAATGGACTACATTTTTGATATAGTAGCaataaaatgaaagaaattGCCATGATGgaacatttttttttggacaTGATTGGTCACGTTAAATTCTCAAAGCTTGCAATTTACCACAACTCCATGTTAGTGAGTTTAGTGTAATTATTAGTAGTTCACCATAAGCTATTCAAATGAACACGACATGTTTTTTAAATAGCCAAAATTTAAGAATTTGTACTAAAAAGAAGCAAAAGCCTTATAAAAAAGAGGTCAAAAGTCGTAAATAACTTTGGACATAAGTCATGTGCAAGTTGGATGCAAAATTTAACGAAGTTATAATGAGATTACAGATCAATGATTTCGAAAAATTGATATGACAAAtcgtttaaaattttaattcatatgacgacaattgaaaaataaaatgtataacTTCGTAAGACATTTCAAAATATTTCccttttgaaaactttgaaaccTAATTTCATCCATTTGTGTCAGCAATTATGTGCATGGAACCAAAaagccaaagaaaaagaaggaaacatAACCTAGCATGCATGAATAATTGCTACCCTTGGATTTTTCCAACTGTTTTAATAACTCAGAAAAATAGATGGATGAGATCAACTAGTTCTTGGTATCATGGTATGCGTCCACACGTAGGACGAGAATTTCTCAGGATTTCCCAAACTGAAGCTATATATAAAGTTTGACTTGTAAGGAATATTGATTTTAAACTTGATATAAATCTAATTTTATTAGCCAATGTTAGAAATAGttcattttattaaaaaaccCAATCCCTTGAGTTtaagattattttattattaataattatctattcaatgaaaattttaaatcttttcaTAGTTATctctttaataattattttcttattttagtTTCACCCCTTTTGTTAtgtctttttcttcttcatgcTCTAAACccgatttatatattttattttttaatttttataatcaacctatatcacagattaattatattatttaccTATATGACATATCTTTTTATAACTAATATGTGTCAAAGATTAATGTGCCTTGCTCGTAAGTATATTATGATTTTTCaccttttagttaggtttcatatcttGCATATAGGTATTATTACCCATTCATGTATATTTGTTCCTTGAGGTAGGTCGTATGTTCATATTAGTGTATTAGCTTTTTGTGAGAAGATAAGTAGATTGAAAACAAACCAATTTTGAagtattcaaaattcaaaaaatgcatgaaattagaagattttaattatctttaatattttaaaaaatatttaaaatataaaaaaaaactgagaaaAAGATAAAACTGAGCTTAACCTGATAGCTGCCTTAATTTTTCGAACAAAAATGTTACTCTTACAACTAGttgtatcatctctctaatagagatgagacTCACATGCATTGACGGGCTCTATCTCTGTTAGAGAGATGATATAAATAATGTCACAAGACTCATAACTAGGTGATAAGtataacattactctttttcGAATCCAGATGTTAATGCCCTCATTAATTTAATCCAACACGTctcaacttttgtttttttttgtttttgctttctgAAAGTGGATTGTGTGAGTCTCTACT
Proteins encoded in this region:
- the LOC126629700 gene encoding transcription factor GAMYB-like; the encoded protein is MSRTTNESEDGMLYKDQIDSPLMDESNGGSGNGGIVLKKGPWTSAEDTILVEYVNRHGEGNWNAVQKHSGLFRCGKSCRLRWANHLRPNLKKGAFTPDEERLIVELHAKMGNKWARMAAHLPGRTDNEIKNYWNTRIKRRQRAGLPLYPPEVCLQALQESQQGQSSGADGAHNDSMQANSFEIPDVVFDSLKGNNCVLPYVPELPDISPGGMLMKGLGSSPYCGFMAPTMHRQKRLRESTALFSTSGGSFKNGFPRFDQFQNDTCDKIARTVGFPFPHDPDPIIPLSFGVIQGSHSLSNGNSSASKPTTGAVKPELPSLQYPETDLGSWSTSPPPPLLESVDAFIQSPPPVGTFESDCTSPHNSGLLDALLHEAKTLSSANNHSSEKSSNSSSVTPGDVAESSNLNICETEWEEYRDPISPLGHSATSLFNECTPISASGSSLDEPPPAETFTGCNVESELVDQAWTPDTERETALQLDYTRPDAILASEWFGNSMHESIASLLGDDIAAECKHLASGSPTSNQGCPWNTMLPVCQISAQHP